The genomic interval AAGGAGAATGTATCTGCATTTACTTCCCTCTGATTGACAAGGCATTTCCTATTGCTGTGAAGGTATTCTATGGGGTCTTCTACTGTTACTATATGTTCCTGTCTTTCTGCATTAATCCTGTCAATCATTGCAGCGAGGGTCGTTGACTTCCCACAGCCTGTTGGCCCTGTGACAAGGATAAGGCCCCTCGGTTTTTTCACCATCTCATTAACTATCTCAGGAAGGCCGAGTTCCTGGAAGGTCATTATCCTGAATGGTATGGTTCTGAAGGCGCCGGCAACTGCTCCCCTCTGCATAAATATATTGGCCCTGAATCGGCTCAGGCCCTTTACACCAAAAGACAAATCAAGTTCATTGTGCTCCTCAAACTTGTGTTTCTGAGCATCTGTGAGTATACTGTAACAGAGGGACTTGGTATCAGGAGGAGTCAGAACAGGCTGCTCTTTCATCTCAACAAGTTTTCCATCAACCCTGAGCCTCGGGGGAGTGCCCGTACTAATATGGAGGTCAGTGGCCCCTTTCTCGACCATAATCTTCAACAAATCGTATAGAGTTACCATAACACACTCCGTGAGAATTTAAAATTTAAAATCAGGAATTCCTTTCGCATCAGCGAATCTTCGATAATTT from Nitrospirota bacterium carries:
- a CDS encoding type IV pilus twitching motility protein PilT: MVTLYDLLKIMVEKGATDLHISTGTPPRLRVDGKLVEMKEQPVLTPPDTKSLCYSILTDAQKHKFEEHNELDLSFGVKGLSRFRANIFMQRGAVAGAFRTIPFRIMTFQELGLPEIVNEMVKKPRGLILVTGPTGCGKSTTLAAMIDRINAERQEHIVTVEDPIEYLHSNRKCLVNQREVNADTFSFKAALKYILRQDPDVVLIGEMRDLETIEAALTVSETGHLTLATLHTNSAVQTINRIIDVFPPHQQEQIRVQLSFVLEGILAQQLITKKGGRGRALAVEILIPNPAIRNLIREDKIHQLYSMMQAGQAKFGMQTMNQSLFELYTKGLITYEDALGRSSIPEELLSMIQRASATTATRR